In Pan troglodytes isolate AG18354 chromosome 20, NHGRI_mPanTro3-v2.0_pri, whole genome shotgun sequence, the genomic window AGCTTGCTTATGTCTAAAATTATCTTCACTTCCTTGTAAATGGCATTTTACTGATTCCCAATTGTGACCAGACTCTTTATATTGGAATGGAGTTTTACAAAAATCAGAAGTGTTCCAATCAGGTTGCATTTGTAATCTATGTTCTAAACTCATAATTCTATCTCCCATCCATATAACAGAAGCACATCACGCGCTGTAGGCTTATTCTCGCAGCCCAACCTGTCATTGTGTTTACACAATCCTGCacgcaattttgtatttacaatagtcaagagcatttcatcttttattctgtaGCAGTAGTTTCTGGGGATCTCCCTacaggactgcaggtgcacaccaccatgcttggctaatttttgtatttttagtagagacagggtttcactatattgaccaggctgatctcgaactcctgaccttgtgatctgcctgccttggcctcccaaagtgctgggattacagatgtgagccactgcacccagcccataaaTCAcacatttctttgagtttttgtaattccagcacaagAGAAACCATTTGATATTTGAAGAATGGCTGCAcacaaatatttgcacagaaataaaaacatctgtAGATTGCACCACATGAGGGAGAATACCAGTATGACTATCAGGAGGAAAATATCAAGAGTTTGGAATATGCACCTTAGGCAAGATGCAAACCAACTACAATAGGATAGATCAAAGAAGAAGCCAGAAGAGTCTAGTCATTTTAACCAGGCAGCACATATATTGATTTTTACAACTGAGTCTCTATAATACCCGATGTATTTATCCATGTGCAACAAGAAGTGTCAGAAACTGCACAGACTCCCTGCTGTCCAGCTGGTAGAGAGCAATTCTATTATCTAGCATTGCATGTCTATGTTAAATTAAAACAGGGAGTGAGAATAGGCAAGTATAGAAGTGGAAGGCTAAAAAAAACTTCATACATTTGAGGAAAAAGTTGCGTTACAGATACAGCTAACGTCAGCCTTTGTGTGGACTAAAGGATGTCTTGTTATGTAAAAAtgtgtgggccaggtgcggtggctcatgcctgtaatcccagcactttgggaggctgaggcatgcagatcacctgaggtcaggagttcgagaacagcctgaccaacatggagaaatcctgtctctactgaaaatacaaaattagctgggcatggtgttgcatgcctgtaatcccagctactggggaggctgaagcaggagaatcacttgaacccaggaggtggaggtttctgtgagccaagattgtgccattgcactccagcatgggcaacaagagcgaaactccatcttaaaaaaaaaaaaaaaacgaagtgTGGTTGAGATGATATATCTGACACTGTTAACTTACTCTCAGAGGCTATTTCTGGTGAAATCCTAAGTACAGCATTATTCTGGGAAGCAAAGGAGACAGGCAGAAGCAAAGACAAATGAAGAGAGGTAAGAGTCTCATCACGATTGATAGTCTTGTTCTGAAATCTTGAGAAAAGCTGTCCACAGTGTAAAGTCATCATCTTGTCGTGGTTTGCAGTTTGAGTGTCTCTAAGTTATGGTGTTGAACATTTGGTGAGCTCTTAGTGGCCCACACCTCAGACACGAGGGTTTTCCCATGAAATTTACCTTGAGTTGTCCACCTCCACCTTATATGGCTTCAGGAACACAGCCGCTCTTGTTCTTAATGATTTCATTGGAGAAAACTGAATTGGAAGAACTAAAAGAATTCAGGGTCCAGTCCAGTCTACCAGTGGATTATAAGTACTCAAAGGTAATGAACAGTGGTTCAATCTGGTAACAGGTGTactacagtttttcttttcagcTAGTTTTTCTCTCTATCGGAGTCTCTATTTTTACCAAAGATAATTCCAGTAATATGAATTTGCTTGCAAAATAGGTTGAGTCTCACCGAACTTGCCCAGATTTTTTACCTAAGTGCAGCAAGAGTAGCAATGGACCATAGAGGCTCTTTTTAAACTTCTCTTTGCTAGAAGTTTTTAATAAGAATCTCAGATTAAACTTCCAAAAACCTCTTGAGACTAGGAAGCCAAACCAAGGCCCACTTCAGACTTTGCCTGCATTCCCTGTGGGTTTATTCTATGTATATTCTCAAATATAACAtcccagtcaaagccttggtaatataACCAATGTTTTCAAATGTGTCCTGTTATAAAGAGAGCAGATTCTTACAGAACATGTGCAAATAACTTTATTACCATAAACCTATGAATACTCATGAATAGTTTCACAATTCTGGGGCATTCAGATAGACAGCAAAagcaaatatttcaatttttgtttacaaaagtatactttaccaatagctgaagaaaaaaagttcATAAATCTGGAGAATAAAACATTCAAAGAATCAGcacattttccaataaaaaattatgaaaacattatCCTTTTGATTATTTAGTCCAATAACATtgagtatttttcttctttgtcttgaaTTTCATGAAGGTATCAGCCTGTTCTTTTTCTCAGTGTCTCAGTTGTTGCAGTCATGACTGAGACTCTGTCAGGTCTCCATGGCAGGGACCTGATTGACAGAAGGCCCAGGTCAGTGCATTTCAAATTCACTACCTCCTTtacacagaaagcttctttcccaCAGGCTCCCAGGAAGGGTGTGAAAGCAAGCCTAGTTCTCTGAGGCTCTCTTTAACTCTAATGGGTGACTGGTTGGAGGATTCCCCATCAGCCTTGCAAATACTCTTAGAACTGCATTGGTACctaaaacttttttctctttctttttcacagGAATCAGCTCTGCATAGTGTTCTGTGGGTTCTCCCATACTACCTTCATGCCTGCTCCACATTCCCTCACAGGTGTCTTCCCTGATAAATTACCTTGTATGTCTAATCCCATCTTGGATGCATCTCAGTTGGTAAAAACTAACATACCAGGCTTGATTCTTTgcacttagcttttttttttctctcccacaaGTAGTCAGTAACCATGTCCTAGTGTTTTATGTGTTACCTCTTTTTCCATATATATGGAAAAAGGTAGGTACTGTTGAGGGgcacttcctatgtgccaggccctgtgctcaaTACTTTACCTGTATCTCATTTAAGCCACACAATAACCCTGTCACGTagacattatttccattttgccgATGAAAAGACAGAAGCTTAGCATGGTGTAAAAACTTTCCTGGTGTCATATGGCTAGTGACAGGTGGATCTGAGATTTGATTCTAGGACTATGTGACCTCAAGGCTAATGATGATGGTAGTAATATAGCAGCTGACATTGGTTCCGCTGTGTGTGGCATATTGTTTCATTGACTGCATTAAACCTTTAAAACAATGGTATGAAGAAAGTACTCTCATTGCAATTTTCAGGTAAGAAAtcagaggttcagagaagttgagTCTTGTGCAAGAAATTTATAACTGTAAActcttacattaaaaaagaagaaagatctcaggTCAACAACCTACTTTAATACTTCAGGATatgaaagaagaacaaactaaacccaagcACAGTGAATGAGGGAAACAATAAGGATTAGAGTggatataaataaaatggagaatggAAACAGAATAGAGgaaattaatgaaaccaaaagttgattcttcaaaataaaatcaacaaaattgacaaccaTTAACTagattgactaagaaaaaaagagaaaagtttaaaattactaaaatcagaaatgaaaatggactcTGAGCATGGTGGGTCATgttttaatcctagcactttgggaggtcacagCAGAAGGATTTCTTGAGACCAGGTGTTTGGACCAGCATAGGTAACCTggggagatgctgtctctacaaaaaaataaaaaaaaattagctgggcatggtgacatgcacctgtagtcctagcatcttgggaggctgaagaaggagaattgcttgagcccaggaggttaaggctgcagtgagccataatcacaccactgtattccatccTGGGCTGGCctacagagtgagagcctgtctctctctcttaaaaaaaaaaaaaaaaaaaaaaaaaaaaaaaaaaaaaaaaaaaaaaaaaacgaaagaaagaaaaatgaagcgaTTACTACCAattctaataaaataatgatgatgaaagtactataaataattgtatgccaataaattggataacctagatgaaatagaGAAACTCCTAGAACCACACAAAAATATGAGTATAACTATAATCAGTAATAAGATTGAATCaataaaagcatttgatgaaattcaatattttttcataatgaaGACATCCTAAGAATGGAAGGAAACCACCTCAACATAAAGGCAATATGTGAAAAACCCAATGCTAGCATCATACTCAATggagaaagactgaaagctttccctgtatgagcaggaacaagacaagaatgcctgcTTTTGACACTTTTATTCAACGTAGTATTGAAAGGTCTAGTCAGAAAAATTAGGCAAGAATtgaaaaaaagacattcaaattgGAAGGAAggagtaaaattatttctgtttacaGATAACTTGaacttatatgtagaaaatcctaaaggtGGAACAAACcaattagaattaataaataaattcagtaatgttgcataatacaaaatcaacattcaaaCATCAGTTGTATTTCAATACACTAACCATGAACAATCTgaagggaaattaagaaaaaaaatttcaatttatattaacatcaaaaagaataaaatatttaggaataagttTAATCAAAGAGGTGAAATGATTATACCTGAAatctacaaaatattgctgaaagaaatgaaagaagacatcaataaattgaaagacattttgtgttcatgaattggaagactcaatattgttaggAGAACAGTGCTACCCAAAGTGAGCtgcagattcaatacaattcctatCAGAATCTCAGTGGCAtttttgcagaaaaagaaaagtctgtcctaaaatttatattgcATCTCATGACTCTAAATAGACACACAGCTTTGAAGAGgaagaatgaacctggaggactcacacttcctgatttcagcaTTTACTACAAAGCCCCAGTAATCAATACAGTGTGGTACTGCCATAAAGGAAGAcatagaaattaatgaaatataatagCCCAGAAAGAAATGCTTGCATATATGGCCAAATGATTTTCATCGAGTGCGCCAAGATTGTTCAATGGGGAAGGGACAGTGTTCTCACCAAAGGATATTGGGAAAGCTGGATATCCAAGGGCAAGAAGATTGGAACCTTTACCtaacaccatgtacaaaaattaacccacaatagatcaaagatctaaatgtaagagaaaaactacacaactcttagaagaaaagcttcatGATGCTGGATTTCCCAATGATTTCTTGGTTGTAACaacaaaagcataggcaacaaataaaatggataaatcgGACTTCACAAAAATCAAACCTTTTATATGTCGAAGaacattatcaagaaagtaaaaaggcaacccacgaaatgataaaaatatttgcaaattataagtGTGATAAGAAATTAATTTCCAGAATACATGAAAAGCTacaagtcaacaacaacaaacatccaaaaacccaattaaaaaatgaacaaaggattaAAATAGAGTTTTATCCAAGGGAGATATACAAATATCCAATAAGCCCATGCAAAGTTCCTCAGCATCACGAATACTtggagatatgcaaatcaaacccGCAATGCTACACCACCTCACACAATTTAGGATGGCTTTgataaacaacaacaatgacagcAACACAAAACAACAGGTGTTTTCAAGTAGATGGAAAAATTGGAGCTCTAgtgcattgctgatgggaatgggAAATGTTATAGCCACTGTAAAAAGTGGTGTggctgtttctcaaaaaattaaacaataaattaccatttgatccagcaattccacttctggacaTACTCCCCATAGAATTGAAAGAaatttgaacaaatatttgtgcACTGATGTTCAGAGAAGCATTACTCACACTAgcgaaaaaatggaaacaactgaaAAGTCCATTGAAAGATAAGTGGGTAGGCAAATGAGGTGTATCTATACATTGAAATGTTATTCAACCTTAACAAGGAATAAAATTCCAATACATCATGcaaaatggatgaaccttgaagatattatgctaactgaaataagccagacacaaaaggatatttattatataattccatttataaaagaTAGTTAGAATAGCCAGttacatagagacagaaagtagaatgatgggtGCTAAGGGTTAGGGGAAGAAGGAGTGAGAGTTACTGTTTATTGGGTACAGAGGTTTAATATGGTAAGAGgacaaagttctggaaatggatagtgtgatggttacacaacactAAATTGCACACTTAGAAATAGTTAATGGTAAGtcttatattagatatatataaagTGTCTGGTAGTCTTACCCTCTCTATAATTACACACTTTTTGGCACTGCCCCTTTCCTGCCATGAATAACCCCAAGGGTGAATCTCCCTATTTCTCCAGCTCTGCATCAGTCACTGTCCTCCGTGCTGTGTCCCACGTGCTGTGCCCACAGCCTCATACAGCTGGTGACTTCAGAGCCAGGACGCAGCTCAGGAGTCTGCCCTGAGGCTCCCTCTCTTCTTATTTCCCTGCAGCCTGGCCCGGGGGAGGCTTGGCTTCAACTGGCAGCTCGATTTAGCCAAATTCAGGACAGGCCACCAGGGCCCTTTCTACACACACGCTGGTCCCACCCCAGGTGGAGTCAGGCAGGGACAGTCACCAGAGGAGCCTGGAGCAGAGCAGGAAGCAGAGTCTGAGCTGCTCCTCCCTCACCCAAGGGGCTTCCTCCTCTCATCTGGGGGAAAAGTGTGAGCTTGTTTCAAAGCCTCAGCTGTACCTTGTAGGTCATGGAATaggtagaagaaaacaaagacgTGGCAGAAGGGGATGTGTCAGTGACAGCAAGAAGCAACTTGATCTTGAGGACTCTCCTTCTTGTCCCTTTGTGAAGCCTCTTCTACCACATAGGGCTCAGGGCTGATAAAGCCCCCTCCCTACCTTTTTCAGGCCAGACACAAGGTCAgccatgagaaaacagaaaaacaaggagAAGAGAGTCTGTAGAGACAAATTGGGAGGGTTCAGGAGGAGAATTTGGGATTTGTTTGTGCCCATAGGACACAGGCtgggaataaaaatgttttcctgacTCTTCTCTGAAAGCCAGATAGACTCCACATAAAACCCTACTGCCAAGGATGCTGGGATCCACTTACCAGAGACTTTGACTGTCATGGATTTGGAGATTTCCTTGCCAGTAGCTGAGTTATGAACAGAGCAAGCATAGAGCCCGCTATGCTTTGTAGTAATTTGGGGGATAAAGAGCTTTTGTCCTGATAGCTGAAACTTCCCATTAATTGTCCAAAAATACTCTGCCGGTGGGTTAGAGTCCGTGAAGCAGGACAAGTCGAGGTTTTCTCCTGAACGGTAATAGGTGAATGAAGGGTAAATTCTGGGGAGGTCTGGACCATCTGGAGGAAAGAGAATAAAGCCACAGGTGATGTCATCCGAGGGAAGGTGATGTTCCTGGTCTCTTAAAGGGACACAGTGACCCTCTGAGCCAAGACACACCCTCAAGTCCCAGCCAAAGTCCCTCTATGTTCACTGAGCTGAAGCCTAAGGTATTCACCTGTTTCTCCCATCACAAGCTATGGGCACCAAGTCTCCCATGACAAGAGCATCCACTCCCCTTATATTCTTGGTTAAGGCTGTGCCTACCCAGGTTTTCCCAGGGCAGGGAGTCATGGCCACCTCGGATGTCCAGAAGTAAAGGTGTCTATACTTGGACCGGAGAGAGACTGAGAGGCCTGGCCTCTGGTGGTTTGGATTTAAGCTGGTGTCCTGGCCCACAGAGGAACAAAAGATACTCACAGAGGACATTCAGGAATTCTGGGTTACTGCGGATGCCACCATATCGGTCCCGTATTTCACATTGATAGGGTCCTGTTTCATTTCTCGTGACACTGGGTAGAATGAGGATCCTGTTTTCAATGGGTCGCTTTACCCCGGGACTGACGGGGAGGCTCTGACCATTTAGCCACCAAATGTAGGTGTAGTTCTCACTCTTAGGTTCACAGGTGAAGGCTAAGACATCCTTATTCTCCCTGGGGTTTAAGTTGTTGATGGTGATGTAGGGCATGGGCAGCTTCGCTGTGTGGATAACAGAGAGAAGATTGTCCTGTGTGGCACCTTTGATTCCTCCACAGGCTTACTTCAGTCAGAGTTGGCATCTCCCACCTCCCACACCCGAGTCCTTGAAAGCCAATAGCTGGTGTGTGTGTCACAAGACAGATACATGATGATCTAAGGGCTCAAAGACTGTGAGGCCGCCTGCTCTGTCTTAGGGAAGCACAGACTTTCTCAAGTGTCAGTTGAGCAGCAGTGTTGGGTCATGGACAGACACGTCAGTGGGAGTCACAGCCCCTGGTACCCCTCCCAGTCCCTCCCTAATCAGTTGACTGGCTGGCTCCCCTTGGGTTCCTTACCTGGAATGTGCAACTGCTGGGCCCCTTCCAAATTCCATCCTACTTTGCCCCCTAGATGTGATTTCTCTGCAGCTTCCATTTCTAAGGACGTTCTAGAGATGAGTAACAATGCGACTTCCCATGGTCCTGAGACCCTGAAGATACTTAGCAGCCTGGCCTGGGACTGGATGTTTCAGCAGAAATAACACAGGGGAGACCAGAGTCAAGCCTGGAGGTCAGTTCAGTCATCAGCCAGTGGAGGCTCAAGGTGGGGCAGTTTTTTGCAGGTGTTTCATGATGACTTACTTGAACCAGTGACCTCTAAAGATAGAGCAGAGTGCAAGGAATGATCTAGAAAGAGTGAAGGCGACAGGCAAGAGCTGATAGCTTTGGAGCAGAACCATGTTCCCTGTCCTGGGTTCTTTAAGTTTCCTCTCCTTCTGCAGAGGGCAGATGAGGACCATGTGGATCTTTCCAGAAATACATGTGGACATTTGCAAATGCAGAACTGACTGGTGGAAAGTGTGGGAATGAACTGCTGGATATTTGGTCATCATGGACCATGTGTGTTTGATGGATATGAGACAAATTTGGAGAgaagttttgcaaatattttctttcattggaCATTCTACTCTCTGATTCCATGGGTTCGACTACTCTAgggacctcatgtaagtggatTCCAGAGTGAATATGAGAAGAGACTGCTGTttgccaggagctgggagtggggagaatcAGAAGTTGTTCATGGGTGTgcagtttcagttatgcaaggtGGGGaggttctagagatctgctgtagaGCTTGATGCCTATAGTTCACACAGATTGAGTATTTCTTATGCATAAGTCTTAGGACaaaaagtgttttggatttctgacATTTTTTGATTCTGAAATATTTGTCATATACTTACTGGtttagcatcccaaatctgaaagatTCAAAATCTAAAATGCTTCAGTGAGCATTTCTTTTCAGCATCAGATTAGTAGGCAAAAGTGGGAGGTGATAAGCCAAAGATATTCTtgcccttttttttctctcaccaCGTTTCTAGCTTGGTGATTAGTTTTTGGTCAATTCCATACTGGCCATGCTGCACTTGTATATTTTTGAAGGGTTTGGGATGTGAGAAAGGCTGATTGCTATTTTCTATGTCATCAGAACTTTCCACCTTTTCTGGTTGCATCTTTTTCTCCGTGTTTGTGTTGTGACAGTCATTAATAAGAGCCTGTCAGGTCAGATTTAGGACAgagttttctaattctgcaaaaaaATGTTACTGGGATTCTGTTAGGGGTTACATTTAATCTGCAACTCAATTGGGTGGTATTGTCTTTCTAACAATATTgcttcttccaatccatgaaaatgaaatgtctttCCATATATTGATAtcgtctttaatttctttcagcaatgttttgtagttttcagggtATAATCATTTGACCTTTTTGGTTAAacttattccaaaatattttattccttttgatgttAATGTGAATTGAAATCCTTTCCTTAACTtcctttcagattgttcattgttagtgtatagtcTAAAGAATGATCTAGAAAGAGTGAAGGGACAGGCAAAAGCTGGTGGTTTTGGAGCAGAAACATATTCCCTGTGctggattttttattttccctctccCTTTGCAGAGGGCAGGTGGCTCTTCCCTGATAGCTAGATAGACTTCACTGGAAAACATTTTGCCAGTGCTCCAGGGATCCACTTACCAGGGACTATGATCCTCTTGATTATGAGATTTGTTCCACCAGTGGCTGAGTTATGGATGAAACAGACATAGACCCCTCTATATGTTTTAGTGATTTGGGGGATAAAGAACACTTGTGCTGATTGCTGGAACTTCCCATCAATCAGCCAAGAATGCTCTGCCAGTGGGTGAGAGTCTGTGAGGCAGGAGAGCTTGGGGACTTCCCCTGTATGGTAATAGGTGTATGAGGAGGAAATGATGGGGGCATCCAGGCCATGTGGAGCAAAGAGAATAATGTCATAGGTGGTATTGCCAGAGGGAAGGGAAAATCCTGGTCTGTGGAAGGGCCACAGTGACCCTGTGGGCCAAGTCGCAACACTGAAGTCCCAGCCAAATCCCCGCTGTGTTCACTGATCTGGAGCCTGAGACATTCACCTGTTTCTCCCATCACAAGCTGTGGACCCTGAGTTTCCCATGACACAGCAGCCTCTTTTCTCCTATTGTGGATCAAGCCTAGGCCTACTCTGGTTTGCCTGGGGCAGAAAGTCATGGCCAGCTTTGATG contains:
- the PSG9 gene encoding pregnancy-specific beta-1-glycoprotein 9 isoform X2: MGPLPAPSCTQHITWKGFLLTASLLNFWNPPTTAEVTIEAQPPKVSEGKDVLLLVHNLPQNLPGYFWYKGEITDLYHYIISYIVDGKIIIYGPAYSGRETVYSNASLRIQNVTREDAGTYTLHIIKRSDETREEIRYFSFTLYSETPKPYISSSNLNPREAMEAVRLICDPETPDASYLWLLNGQNLPRTHRLQLSKTNRTLYLFGVTKYIAGPYECEIRNPVSASRSDPVTLNLLPKLPMPYITINNLNPRENKDVLAFTCEPKSENYTYIWWLNGQSLPVSPGVKRPIENRILILPSVTRNETGPYQCEIRDRYGGIRSNPEFLNVLYGPDLPRIYPSFTYYRSGENLDLSCFTDSNPPAEYFWTINGKFQLSGQKLFIPQITTKHSGLYACSVHNSATGKEISKSMTVKVSGKWIPASLAVGFYVESIWLSEKSQENIFIPSLCPMGTNKSQILLLNPPNLSLQTLFSLFFCFLMADLVSGLKKVGRGLYQP